The Campylobacter sp. CNRCH_2014_0184h genome has a window encoding:
- the rsfS gene encoding ribosome silencing factor, with translation MQERINNIVQILDDKKADLIETFDMQDRDYFVKFVVIATTMGERHALSLIDDLKTNLKSKGEEFLNIESSEEWTVLDLGDILIHLMSETYRAKYNIEEFLKSLNKENQN, from the coding sequence ATGCAAGAAAGAATTAATAATATAGTACAGATTTTAGATGATAAAAAAGCAGATTTAATAGAAACTTTTGATATGCAAGATAGGGATTATTTTGTTAAATTTGTAGTGATTGCTACTACTATGGGGGAAAGACATGCGCTTTCTTTGATTGATGATTTAAAAACTAATCTTAAAAGCAAGGGTGAAGAGTTTTTAAATATAGAAAGTAGTGAAGAATGGACTGTACTTGATTTAGGTGATATTTTGATTCACTTAATGAGTGAAACTTATAGAGCAAAATATAATATAGAAGAATTTTTAAAAAGTCTAAATAAAGAAAATCAAAACTAG
- a CDS encoding tetratricopeptide repeat protein: MDNLITELSDLAKEYFENSEFEKCDEVLSELIAFCKGEVTLAQDGKMIFIDDEDKHRLLLEAYHNRALCRFNCLKFQEALKDATIAVEFDPSNVFLFNLLGLCNFKLDLLQEALLAFNKTIALDNAYYLAYFNRARVYILLDEHTKALKDLQTCIDLAPEYYMAYYTRAITLLSVDPKQALIDFKKSQDLGFESSQIFYYQGVACENLEDYQKAIEFFTKTIEQDESFADAYYKRANNKRKVDDLEGALQDCLKSIGLDNENAMAYLILGHIYKDLEKIELSIDAFKKSIELDENLQYPCFALARVLYDLKDYEQALKYYDKTIELYEEYAQAYINRGNTKINLKMIEEAIEDFDLAAKYYQERARKHDFTPSELAELEQAVPYGFYHLGNSLYEIDKYDEALISYEKALKYQKEYPDVFFNRAYLKSDLEKYEEALEDSELAVKYYKKQNNTQDYVNSLSQRAWIKSKLERFQEAMDEYNELIKTYKDYIDLKDVLFERAYCAKELESYEELIAYCNAAHKVDKNNFKLYFWRGIAKYNLSLEEEAIEDLNKALKIDKNYNGAKYYKGLCYEDLYMFEEAIKCYDSVILSNEEDDESYFHRAKCKRNLEKYNEALKDINECLKIIDDIGEYWIEKAQILSFLGKYDESFEAAKKASELEPKSYECYHFMGAVKVYSQDFKEAIKYLNMALNLDESQNWTHYYKAECLRNLGDFHDALQCYEDCLKITKENTDALVGKIQCLEELKEYKQALECTKELLKLDEENEFALKNQDILMQKLKQQNKKWWQIWN; the protein is encoded by the coding sequence TTGGATAATCTAATCACTGAATTATCAGATTTAGCTAAAGAATATTTTGAAAATTCAGAATTTGAAAAATGCGATGAGGTTTTAAGTGAACTTATAGCTTTTTGCAAAGGCGAGGTTACGCTTGCTCAAGATGGTAAAATGATTTTTATAGATGATGAAGACAAACATCGTTTGCTTTTAGAAGCTTACCATAATAGAGCGCTTTGTAGATTTAATTGTTTGAAATTTCAAGAAGCACTTAAAGATGCAACCATAGCTGTAGAATTTGATCCTAGTAATGTATTTTTATTTAATCTTTTGGGTCTATGTAATTTTAAATTAGATTTATTACAAGAAGCACTTTTGGCTTTTAATAAAACTATAGCGCTAGATAATGCATATTATTTAGCATATTTTAATAGGGCTAGAGTTTATATACTTTTAGATGAGCACACAAAAGCTTTAAAAGATTTACAAACTTGTATTGATTTAGCTCCAGAATATTATATGGCTTATTATACTAGAGCTATTACTTTGCTTAGTGTTGATCCAAAACAAGCTTTGATTGATTTTAAAAAGTCTCAAGATTTAGGATTTGAATCCTCGCAGATTTTTTATTATCAAGGTGTAGCTTGTGAGAATTTGGAAGATTATCAAAAAGCTATAGAATTTTTTACTAAGACGATTGAGCAAGATGAGAGTTTTGCTGATGCGTATTATAAAAGGGCTAATAATAAACGTAAAGTTGATGATTTAGAAGGAGCTTTGCAAGATTGTTTAAAATCTATTGGACTAGACAATGAAAATGCAATGGCGTACTTAATTTTGGGACATATTTATAAAGATTTAGAAAAGATAGAATTATCAATAGATGCTTTTAAAAAATCAATCGAATTAGATGAAAATTTGCAATATCCATGTTTTGCATTAGCTAGAGTTTTGTATGATTTAAAAGATTATGAACAAGCTTTGAAGTATTATGATAAAACAATTGAGCTTTATGAAGAATACGCTCAAGCATATATTAATAGAGGTAATACTAAAATTAATCTAAAAATGATTGAAGAGGCTATAGAAGATTTTGATTTAGCAGCTAAATATTATCAAGAAAGAGCAAGAAAGCATGATTTTACTCCATCAGAATTGGCAGAACTTGAACAAGCAGTTCCTTATGGTTTTTATCATTTGGGTAATAGTTTATATGAAATAGACAAATATGATGAAGCTTTGATAAGTTATGAAAAAGCTTTGAAATATCAAAAAGAATATCCTGATGTGTTTTTTAATAGGGCTTATTTAAAATCTGATCTTGAAAAATATGAGGAAGCTTTAGAAGATAGTGAATTAGCTGTTAAATATTATAAAAAGCAAAATAATACTCAAGATTATGTTAATTCTCTTTCTCAAAGAGCTTGGATTAAAAGCAAGCTTGAAAGATTTCAAGAAGCTATGGATGAATACAATGAGCTTATAAAAACATATAAAGATTATATTGATTTAAAAGATGTATTGTTTGAAAGAGCATATTGTGCAAAAGAACTTGAATCTTATGAAGAATTAATAGCTTATTGTAATGCAGCACATAAGGTGGATAAAAATAATTTTAAACTTTATTTTTGGCGAGGAATTGCTAAATATAATTTAAGCTTAGAAGAAGAAGCTATAGAAGATTTAAATAAGGCTTTAAAAATTGATAAAAACTATAATGGAGCAAAGTATTATAAGGGACTTTGTTATGAAGATCTTTATATGTTTGAAGAAGCTATAAAATGTTACGATAGTGTGATTTTAAGTAATGAAGAAGATGATGAATCATATTTTCATAGAGCAAAATGTAAAAGAAATCTTGAAAAATATAATGAAGCTTTAAAAGATATCAATGAATGCTTAAAAATAATTGATGATATTGGGGAGTATTGGATAGAAAAAGCACAAATTTTAAGCTTTTTAGGAAAATATGATGAAAGCTTTGAAGCGGCAAAAAAAGCAAGTGAGCTTGAACCAAAATCATATGAGTGTTATCATTTTATGGGTGCAGTTAAAGTGTATTCGCAAGATTTTAAAGAAGCTATAAAATATCTTAATATGGCTTTAAATTTAGATGAAAGTCAAAATTGGACACATTATTATAAGGCAGAGTGTTTAAGAAATTTAGGTGATTTTCATGATGCATTGCAATGTTATGAAGATTGCTTAAAGATAACAAAAGAAAATACTGATGCTTTGGTGGGAAAAATTCAGTGTTTAGAAGAGCTAAAAGAATACAAACAAGCTTTAGAGTGTACTAAAGAATTATTAAAGCTTGATGAAGAAAATGAATTTGCATTAAAAAATCAAGATATTTTAATGCAAAAATTAAAGCAGCAAAATAAAAAATGGTGGCAAATTTGGAATTAA
- a CDS encoding DUF4153 domain-containing protein has product MAIFYGSFDFLFDISSSMLDSCVLSLWLCSAGIFSLFLLGNFTSYNFHKIFVFILNTFSILYIIMLFTYGLGALFNLLENLSIVHLCLWFGSFLLINLWINLSFYKIKKSLLYAFFIVVLSLNIFVFYAIIIRITQYGFTPERLAVLALNLWLLIANYLSVFKQKIALKFSFYLLALMALFLGFFANYISFSSQKYQLQKLEISIHSLNLDYIQSRQYYNQIKSIKNTLHNLNKNYNNNYSFDDFLKTYNLTHSKPQKIEFHNMSKKFHPKYSKLKENYDEVLFDFIANSSDFKYFMKIDDNTLYFLLQEKELLKLENFDKILKNYQKNSQLSYKLSNNSSLIFIPLEFDINIKGQITFFKTHIFIKNTK; this is encoded by the coding sequence TTGGCTATATTTTATGGTTCATTTGATTTTTTATTTGATATTTCTTCAAGCATGTTAGATTCTTGTGTTTTATCATTATGGCTTTGTAGTGCTGGAATTTTTTCTTTATTTTTACTTGGCAATTTTACTTCATACAATTTTCATAAAATTTTTGTTTTTATACTAAATACTTTTAGTATTTTATATATAATCATGCTTTTTACCTATGGTTTAGGAGCATTATTTAATCTTTTAGAAAATCTTAGTATAGTTCATTTATGTCTTTGGTTTGGTAGTTTTTTATTAATTAATCTTTGGATAAATTTATCTTTTTATAAAATCAAAAAATCATTACTTTATGCCTTTTTTATTGTGGTACTATCACTAAATATTTTCGTATTTTATGCTATTATAATTAGAATTACACAATATGGCTTTACGCCAGAACGCTTAGCAGTATTAGCTTTAAATTTATGGCTATTGATAGCAAATTATCTAAGCGTGTTTAAACAAAAAATAGCATTAAAATTTTCTTTTTATCTACTTGCACTTATGGCACTATTTTTAGGATTTTTTGCAAATTACATAAGCTTTTCTTCACAAAAATATCAATTGCAAAAATTAGAAATCTCTATACATTCTTTAAATCTTGACTATATTCAAAGCAGGCAATATTATAATCAAATTAAAAGTATCAAAAACACTTTGCACAATCTTAATAAAAATTATAACAACAATTATAGTTTTGATGATTTTTTAAAAACTTATAATTTAACTCATTCAAAACCACAAAAGATAGAATTTCACAATATGTCCAAAAAATTTCATCCAAAATACTCCAAATTAAAAGAAAATTATGATGAAGTATTATTTGATTTTATTGCTAATTCAAGCGACTTTAAATATTTTATGAAGATTGATGATAATACCTTATATTTTTTACTTCAGGAAAAAGAACTTTTAAAGCTTGAAAATTTTGACAAAATCTTAAAAAATTATCAGAAAAATTCACAATTAAGCTACAAACTTAGCAATAACTCATCTTTGATTTTTATCCCTTTGGAGTTTGACATTAATATAAAAGGTCAAATAACTTTTTTCAAAACTCATATTTTCATTAAAAACACCAAATAG
- a CDS encoding HIT family protein, with translation MIYENDYLFIEKENSQIPWVKIFTKENYRELSDCPAFLQNMLFQYVLACELSLREYYNPEKINIASFANYVPRVHFHVMARFKEDGFFPECMWGKQQREIKDLNLPDFEGFISILLNKIKNIHV, from the coding sequence ATGATTTATGAAAATGATTATTTATTTATAGAAAAAGAAAATTCTCAAATTCCTTGGGTGAAAATTTTTACTAAAGAAAATTACAGAGAATTAAGTGATTGCCCAGCCTTTTTGCAAAATATGCTTTTTCAATATGTTTTAGCTTGTGAATTAAGCCTTAGAGAGTACTATAACCCAGAAAAAATCAACATAGCTTCCTTTGCAAACTATGTACCAAGAGTGCATTTTCATGTTATGGCACGGTTTAAAGAAGATGGGTTTTTTCCTGAATGCATGTGGGGAAAACAGCAAAGAGAAATTAAGGATTTAAATTTACCTGACTTTGAAGGATTTATATCAATTTTACTTAACAAAATAAAAAATATTCATGTTTAA
- the fumC gene encoding class II fumarate hydratase, giving the protein MEYRIEHDTMGEIKVPNDKYWGAQTERSFENFKIGCEKMPKVLIYAFANLKKSLALVNNKLGKLDDAKKNAIVQACDEIVAGKFDDNFPLAIWQTGSGTQSNMNMNEVIANRATEIMGGDFRKEKLVHPNDHVNMSQSSNDTFPTAMSIVSVEQVEKKLIPALDELIATFEKKVKEFEGIIKIGRTHLQDATPLTLAQEFSGYLSMLLHSKEQIIASLPTLRELAIGGTAVGTGLNAHPELSEKVSEELSKLLGTKFVSSPNKFHALTSHDAINFTHGAMKGLAANLMKIANDIRWLASGPRCGLGELNIPENEPGSSIMPGKVNPTQCEALTMVAVQVMGNDAAIGFAASQGNFELNVFKPVIIYNFLQSLDLLADAMHSFNIHCAVGIEPNKEKIDHNLHNSLMLVTALNPHIGYENAAKVAKNAHKKGISLKESAMELGLVSEEDFAKFVDPTKMIGPKK; this is encoded by the coding sequence ATGGAATATAGAATCGAACACGATACTATGGGAGAGATTAAAGTTCCTAATGATAAATATTGGGGTGCACAAACTGAAAGAAGTTTTGAAAATTTTAAAATTGGTTGTGAAAAAATGCCAAAAGTTTTAATTTATGCTTTTGCAAATCTTAAAAAATCTTTGGCTTTAGTTAATAACAAACTTGGTAAATTAGACGATGCTAAAAAAAATGCTATTGTGCAAGCTTGCGATGAAATTGTAGCAGGAAAATTTGACGATAATTTCCCACTAGCAATATGGCAAACAGGTTCAGGCACTCAAAGTAATATGAATATGAACGAAGTTATAGCAAATCGTGCTACTGAAATTATGGGTGGTGATTTTAGAAAAGAAAAACTTGTTCATCCAAATGATCATGTAAATATGAGCCAAAGCTCAAACGATACCTTTCCAACTGCTATGAGCATAGTTTCAGTAGAACAAGTAGAAAAAAAACTTATCCCTGCTTTAGATGAGCTTATTGCGACTTTTGAAAAGAAAGTAAAAGAATTTGAAGGGATTATTAAAATAGGAAGAACTCACCTTCAAGATGCTACACCACTTACCCTAGCTCAAGAATTTAGTGGATACCTTTCTATGTTACTTCACTCAAAAGAGCAAATCATCGCTTCTTTGCCTACATTAAGAGAGCTTGCAATAGGTGGGACAGCTGTTGGCACAGGATTAAATGCACATCCAGAACTTAGTGAAAAAGTAAGCGAGGAATTAAGCAAGCTTTTAGGTACTAAATTTGTTTCAAGTCCAAATAAATTCCATGCACTAACAAGCCATGATGCAATTAATTTTACCCATGGAGCTATGAAAGGCTTAGCTGCAAATTTAATGAAAATAGCAAACGATATTAGATGGCTAGCAAGTGGCCCTAGATGTGGTCTTGGAGAGTTAAACATACCTGAGAACGAACCAGGAAGTTCTATCATGCCAGGTAAGGTTAATCCTACTCAGTGCGAAGCCTTAACTATGGTTGCAGTGCAAGTTATGGGAAATGATGCAGCTATTGGTTTTGCAGCAAGCCAAGGAAATTTCGAACTTAATGTTTTTAAACCTGTGATTATTTATAATTTTTTACAAAGCCTTGATTTATTAGCTGATGCTATGCATTCATTTAATATCCACTGTGCTGTTGGCATAGAGCCAAATAAAGAAAAAATAGATCATAATTTACATAATTCTTTAATGCTAGTGACTGCATTAAACCCACACATTGGCTATGAAAACGCAGCTAAAGTAGCTAAAAATGCTCACAAAAAAGGTATTTCTTTAAAAGAAAGTGCTATGGAGCTTGGCTTGGTAAGTGAAGAAGACTTTGCTAAATTTGTAGATCCTACAAAAATGATAGGACCAAAAAAATAA